A genomic window from Winogradskyella sp. J14-2 includes:
- the bshC gene encoding bacillithiol biosynthesis cysteine-adding enzyme BshC — MPTDCIPFRATGYFSDFICNYLDQKPELKPLYHRFPTIENFKAQIEEKCHSELVSESHRKMLSETLKNQYSNVKASELTLNNIESLKSENTFTITTGHQLNLFTGPLYFLYKIISTINLTEALKSAYPDYNFVPVYWMASEDHDFDEINYFNYKGKKIQWNSKQTGAVGHFNTKGLEDVYEVVAAEFGSGTFAEQLKTWFKNAYLNCDNLADATRYLANALFGSYGLVIIDADERELKRLFVPQMQKELVEQPAYKTVSETNKILEDLGLKIQVNPREINLFYIHEGLRERIIFEDDTFKVLETEITWNKDELLDHLHEYPERFSPNVIMRPLYQEVILPNLCYIGGGGEMIYWLQLKSNFEAQNVTFPMLLLRNSALVKTKKQAEKLEKLNISDADLFLNRSSFINKKVRQISNIDVDFSDQITHLEQQFKDLYQLAEQTDKSFLGAVKAQEVKQINGLQHLEKRLLKAQKRKLKDQIERCTDLQEQLFPRQSLQERNINFSELYLEFGDALIPELKKYLQPLKGEFTILTM, encoded by the coding sequence ATGCCAACTGACTGTATTCCGTTTAGAGCAACCGGATATTTTTCTGATTTTATTTGTAATTATTTAGATCAAAAACCAGAATTAAAACCTCTGTATCACCGTTTCCCAACTATAGAAAACTTTAAAGCTCAGATTGAAGAAAAGTGCCACTCTGAACTTGTTTCCGAATCTCATCGAAAGATGCTTTCTGAAACTTTGAAAAATCAATATTCAAACGTTAAGGCTTCAGAATTAACTTTAAACAATATTGAAAGCTTAAAATCTGAAAACACATTTACCATTACAACGGGTCATCAGTTAAACTTGTTTACAGGACCGTTGTATTTTTTATATAAGATTATTTCAACCATCAATTTAACTGAAGCATTAAAATCGGCATATCCTGATTATAATTTTGTGCCTGTATATTGGATGGCTTCCGAAGATCATGATTTTGACGAAATCAATTATTTCAATTACAAAGGGAAAAAGATTCAGTGGAATTCTAAGCAAACAGGTGCTGTTGGTCATTTTAATACCAAAGGTTTAGAGGATGTCTATGAGGTTGTTGCGGCGGAATTTGGTTCTGGGACATTTGCAGAGCAATTAAAAACTTGGTTTAAGAATGCTTATCTCAATTGTGATAATCTAGCAGATGCCACTCGGTATTTAGCAAATGCGTTGTTTGGTTCATATGGATTGGTAATTATTGATGCAGACGAGAGAGAATTAAAGCGTTTGTTTGTTCCTCAAATGCAAAAGGAATTGGTTGAGCAACCAGCTTATAAAACGGTTTCAGAAACCAATAAAATCTTAGAAGATTTAGGATTGAAAATTCAAGTAAATCCTAGGGAGATTAATTTGTTCTACATCCATGAAGGTTTGCGTGAGCGTATTATTTTTGAAGATGATACATTTAAAGTCTTAGAAACCGAAATTACTTGGAATAAAGACGAACTTTTAGATCACTTACATGAATATCCTGAACGTTTTTCACCTAATGTCATTATGCGTCCTCTATACCAGGAAGTTATTCTGCCAAATCTGTGCTACATAGGTGGAGGAGGAGAAATGATTTACTGGTTACAGTTAAAATCTAATTTTGAAGCGCAAAACGTTACATTTCCGATGTTGTTACTGAGAAATTCAGCTTTAGTAAAAACAAAAAAACAAGCCGAAAAATTAGAGAAACTCAATATTTCTGATGCTGATTTGTTTTTGAATAGAAGTTCCTTTATTAATAAGAAGGTAAGACAGATTTCTAATATTGATGTTGATTTTTCAGATCAGATAACACATTTAGAACAGCAATTTAAGGACTTGTACCAATTAGCTGAACAAACAGATAAATCCTTTCTAGGAGCTGTAAAAGCTCAAGAAGTAAAGCAAATCAATGGATTGCAACATCTTGAAAAACGTCTGCTTAAAGCACAAAAACGAAAGTTGAAAGATCAAATAGAGCGTTGTACTGACTTACAAGAACAATTATTTCCAAGACAAAGCCTACAAGAGCGTAATATTAATTTTTCTGAATTGTATCTTGAGTTTGGCGATGCTTTAATCCCAGAATTAAAGAAATATCTACAGCCTTTAAAAGGTGAGTTTACTATTCTTACAATGTAG
- a CDS encoding M16 family metallopeptidase, with translation MKPIKSLCLSLFVLITLSACKQNNTKETSPEFKVDFEKFTLDNGLQVILHVDRSDPVAAVALTAHVGSAREKEGRTGFAHLFEHLLFLESENLGKGGLDQMSARIGGSGANGSTSRDRTNYFQTVPKDALEKMIWAEADKLGWFINTVTEPVLAKEKEVVKNEKRQRVDNQPYGHNSAVINSNLYPEGHPYSWEVIGSLEDLQNATLEDVKEFFRRWYVPNNVTLTIAGDIDVEQTKAWVKKYFDEIPRGEDIPALEKQPVTLKSTKRLFYEDNFARAPRLTMAWPGVPQYHKDSYALSVLTNYLSNGKKAPLNKVLIDDEKLTDNVVFYQNNSELAGQLMLSVTAFDQADLNAVASAIKDGFKDFELNGISEDDLNRIKAGQETDFYQGLSSVLGKGFQLAQYEIFAGDPDFINQDVKNILAVTPKDVMRVYNTYIKNKNFVATSFVPKGQKNLVLDNSQLADIKEENIIEGAEDTFDPSVAATYEKTPSRFDRSIEPPYGSSPELNIPKVWKKELDSGISVYGIENSEVPLVQFEIQITGGLLLENKDKVGVSNLLADLMTKGTKNKTTEELQNAIESIGASIYTYATEDNITIAGTTLSKHFDKTMDLVTEILLEPRWDETEFELLKQSTISSIQRSKANPNSIASDEFSKLLYGDHNILAYNNRGTEASVHSIDIFDLKDYYNKNLSPQLTNVHVVGAISETEVVNALDNINTQWESKAIEIPELPMPLYPEQSTVYFYDVPGAKQSVIRFGYPSLKATHNDYYLANVMNYRLGGGSFASQLTQQLREGKGYTYGIRSGFSGSEYIGEFTISSGIRTNVTYEATDLIKQILEDYGKNYNEEDLDITKGYTIKSTARAFETLGAKLNMLSNISNYGYADDYAKAQENMVKALTVDDVKMLIEKYIKPNQMVYLIVGDAATQLNKLEALGFGKPVLLNGN, from the coding sequence ATGAAACCAATTAAATCTTTATGTCTAAGTCTATTTGTCTTAATAACTCTATCTGCTTGCAAACAGAACAACACCAAAGAGACTTCGCCAGAATTTAAAGTCGATTTTGAAAAATTCACTTTAGACAACGGCTTACAAGTTATACTGCATGTAGACCGATCGGATCCTGTTGCGGCAGTGGCATTAACCGCACACGTAGGTTCTGCAAGAGAAAAAGAAGGCAGAACAGGTTTTGCTCACCTTTTTGAACACTTATTATTTTTAGAATCTGAAAATTTAGGTAAAGGAGGCCTCGACCAGATGAGCGCGCGTATAGGTGGTTCTGGTGCCAATGGCTCAACAAGTAGAGATCGTACCAATTACTTTCAAACCGTACCAAAAGATGCCTTAGAAAAAATGATCTGGGCAGAAGCAGACAAATTAGGTTGGTTTATCAATACGGTTACCGAACCGGTATTAGCAAAAGAAAAAGAAGTCGTTAAAAATGAAAAACGTCAGCGCGTAGACAATCAGCCTTACGGACATAATTCTGCTGTGATTAACAGTAATTTATATCCTGAAGGCCACCCTTACAGTTGGGAAGTTATAGGCTCTCTCGAAGATTTACAAAACGCCACCTTAGAGGACGTCAAGGAATTTTTTAGACGTTGGTATGTACCAAATAACGTTACATTAACCATTGCAGGCGATATTGATGTAGAACAAACCAAGGCTTGGGTAAAAAAATATTTTGACGAAATTCCCAGAGGCGAAGACATTCCTGCATTAGAAAAGCAACCCGTAACTTTAAAATCTACCAAACGCTTATTTTACGAAGACAATTTTGCCAGAGCTCCACGACTCACTATGGCTTGGCCTGGTGTGCCTCAATACCATAAAGATTCATATGCTCTAAGTGTGCTTACTAACTATTTATCTAACGGGAAAAAAGCACCTTTAAACAAAGTACTTATCGACGACGAAAAGCTAACAGATAATGTCGTATTCTATCAAAACAATTCAGAATTGGCAGGCCAATTAATGCTCAGTGTTACAGCATTCGACCAAGCGGATTTAAACGCAGTAGCATCTGCCATAAAAGACGGTTTTAAGGATTTTGAGCTTAATGGTATTTCTGAAGACGATCTTAATCGTATTAAAGCAGGTCAAGAAACGGATTTCTACCAAGGCCTATCGAGCGTTTTAGGCAAAGGGTTTCAGTTGGCACAATACGAAATCTTTGCAGGTGACCCAGATTTCATAAATCAAGATGTAAAAAACATACTTGCTGTAACACCTAAAGATGTGATGCGTGTGTACAATACATATATTAAAAACAAGAATTTTGTAGCAACGAGTTTTGTACCAAAAGGTCAAAAGAATTTGGTATTAGACAATTCGCAATTGGCAGATATAAAGGAAGAAAACATTATTGAAGGTGCCGAAGATACATTCGATCCGAGTGTAGCAGCTACTTACGAAAAAACACCAAGTCGTTTTGATAGAAGTATTGAGCCGCCTTATGGATCCAGTCCAGAATTAAATATTCCAAAAGTTTGGAAAAAAGAATTAGACTCTGGTATTTCAGTGTATGGCATCGAAAATAGCGAAGTCCCTCTGGTACAATTTGAAATACAAATAACAGGTGGTTTATTATTAGAAAACAAAGACAAAGTAGGTGTATCTAACCTATTAGCCGACCTTATGACCAAGGGCACCAAAAACAAAACTACCGAAGAACTACAAAACGCCATTGAAAGCATTGGCGCAAGTATCTATACCTATGCCACAGAAGATAACATTACCATTGCTGGTACAACGCTTTCTAAGCACTTCGATAAAACTATGGATTTGGTTACTGAAATCTTATTAGAACCGCGTTGGGACGAGACCGAGTTTGAGCTTTTAAAGCAAAGTACCATAAGTAGCATTCAACGTAGTAAAGCCAATCCTAACAGTATTGCTTCGGATGAATTTTCAAAATTATTGTATGGAGATCATAACATTTTAGCATACAATAACAGAGGTACCGAAGCCTCAGTGCATAGCATTGATATTTTTGATTTAAAAGACTATTACAACAAAAACTTGTCACCGCAATTAACCAATGTGCATGTTGTTGGTGCCATATCAGAAACCGAGGTTGTTAACGCTTTGGACAACATCAATACGCAGTGGGAATCCAAAGCCATTGAAATTCCGGAATTACCAATGCCATTGTATCCAGAACAATCAACGGTTTACTTCTATGATGTACCTGGTGCCAAGCAATCTGTAATTCGTTTTGGCTATCCATCGTTAAAAGCGACGCACAACGACTATTACCTTGCCAATGTTATGAATTATCGCTTAGGTGGAGGTAGTTTTGCCTCACAGCTCACACAGCAATTACGCGAAGGTAAAGGGTACACCTACGGTATACGATCTGGCTTTTCTGGTTCAGAATATATTGGTGAATTTACCATAAGTAGTGGTATACGTACTAATGTCACTTATGAAGCAACCGATCTAATAAAACAAATTTTAGAAGACTACGGAAAAAATTATAACGAGGAAGACTTAGATATCACTAAAGGCTATACCATAAAAAGTACGGCCAGAGCTTTTGAAACGCTTGGTGCCAAACTCAACATGCTCAGCAATATTAGTAACTATGGCTATGCAGATGACTACGCTAAAGCACAAGAAAACATGGTAAAGGCACTGACCGTTGATGATGTTAAAATGCTGATTGAAAAATACATTAAACCAAACCAAATGGTATATTTAATCGTTGGCGATGCTGCCACACAATTGAATAAATTAGAGGCTTTAGGCTTTGGAAAGCCAGTGTTACTAAATGGCAATTAG
- a CDS encoding VOC family protein, which translates to MKLGAFSISLAVKDLNASKEFYETLGFTVFAGDLDNNYLIMKNESTLIGLFQGMFENNILTFNPGWDQEANTLDNFDDVRDIQKHLKAKGITFASEIDAPESGPASFVILDPDGNAILVDQHI; encoded by the coding sequence ATGAAACTCGGTGCATTTTCAATCAGTCTCGCGGTTAAAGACCTTAACGCTTCAAAAGAATTTTACGAAACCTTAGGTTTTACCGTATTTGCAGGTGATCTGGACAACAATTACCTCATCATGAAAAATGAGTCTACATTGATTGGTTTGTTTCAAGGTATGTTTGAAAATAATATCCTTACGTTTAATCCTGGCTGGGATCAGGAGGCTAATACCTTAGACAACTTTGATGATGTTAGGGACATTCAAAAACATTTAAAAGCTAAAGGTATCACCTTTGCTAGTGAGATAGATGCTCCAGAATCTGGACCTGCAAGTTTTGTAATCTTAGATCCTGATGGTAATGCCATTTTGGTAGACCAGCATATCTAA
- a CDS encoding tetratricopeptide repeat protein, translating into MNNLTPLSDVPFLKKVTNKFFKVDKCPSLLIIIFGIITQFGFGQNQKKVDSLLKVASTQKDTTQIITYAMLWAEYLYVDPLASKPYLDSTIILSKRLGNKKFIARTTNYLGVYHNMTSQYEKSLPIYDEVIRLYTELGDTTQVCAAMNNKANSFRSLGRYNECLETHMQSLKLKEKINDTEESIAASYWNIGNIHGDIENYEISNSYYTKAKEIYEKLGAAGDLFNIKSLMAINLKGMKAYEKSKSMLLEVEPYYKEKNYNNDLAGLYDNLGWILTQQDSLDRAEKYYNKALEISKQYGEKSLIGLNYRHLGELYNKKGEYRKALIYMKDALQNAEETGTRKKKIGDLLEISKAYAGLGRYKKAYEYHVDYHKLHDEILGEENIKKMNELEIQYQAEKKEKELIIKENKIKLIEEQRQRAETTQLFLIISLFGILSLAFAIVYGLRQKMKRNKIEREKLDNHLAFKEKELTTHALHLAHKNEVLLDLKAQLKELKSESPNSRNYQKVINTINLDINNDSNWEQFRTYFEDVHTDFNSKIMNSYPEVSNNDLRLMSLLKMNLSSKEIANILNISTEGVKKARYRLRKKLNLTSEDSLQELILTL; encoded by the coding sequence CAAAATCAGAAAAAAGTCGATAGTTTATTAAAAGTTGCATCAACACAAAAGGATACAACTCAAATTATTACTTATGCCATGCTTTGGGCAGAATACCTTTATGTAGATCCTTTAGCATCAAAGCCCTATTTAGATAGCACCATAATTTTATCTAAGCGATTAGGAAATAAGAAATTTATAGCACGCACCACCAATTACCTTGGTGTGTATCATAATATGACGTCTCAATACGAAAAATCACTTCCTATATACGACGAAGTTATAAGACTATATACTGAACTTGGTGACACCACTCAAGTCTGTGCCGCAATGAATAACAAGGCAAACTCGTTTCGAAGTTTGGGTCGTTACAATGAGTGCCTAGAGACCCATATGCAAAGCTTAAAACTAAAAGAAAAGATTAATGATACAGAAGAGAGTATTGCCGCAAGTTACTGGAATATTGGAAATATACATGGAGATATTGAAAACTATGAAATTTCAAATTCCTATTATACAAAAGCCAAAGAAATCTATGAAAAATTGGGCGCAGCAGGCGATTTATTCAATATAAAATCCCTCATGGCAATCAACCTTAAAGGTATGAAAGCATACGAGAAATCTAAATCTATGTTGCTAGAGGTAGAACCTTATTATAAAGAAAAAAATTACAATAATGATCTAGCAGGACTATATGACAATTTAGGTTGGATTCTTACTCAGCAAGATAGCTTAGATCGTGCAGAAAAATACTATAACAAAGCCTTAGAAATTAGTAAACAGTATGGTGAAAAATCATTAATAGGCTTAAACTATAGACATCTTGGCGAACTTTACAACAAAAAAGGTGAGTACAGAAAAGCACTTATATACATGAAAGATGCACTTCAAAACGCAGAAGAAACCGGTACTCGCAAAAAAAAGATTGGAGACTTATTAGAAATTTCTAAAGCCTATGCTGGGTTGGGTCGCTACAAAAAGGCGTATGAATATCATGTCGATTACCACAAACTTCATGATGAAATTTTAGGTGAAGAGAACATAAAAAAAATGAATGAGCTAGAAATTCAATACCAAGCTGAAAAAAAGGAAAAAGAACTCATCATCAAGGAAAACAAAATTAAACTCATAGAAGAACAGAGACAGCGTGCCGAAACCACGCAACTATTCTTAATTATATCGCTCTTTGGAATATTATCTCTTGCATTTGCTATTGTCTACGGTCTGCGCCAAAAAATGAAACGTAACAAAATTGAGCGTGAAAAATTAGATAATCACTTAGCCTTTAAAGAAAAAGAGCTAACCACACATGCACTACATCTGGCACACAAAAATGAAGTGCTATTAGATTTAAAAGCGCAATTAAAAGAACTAAAATCTGAAAGCCCAAATTCTAGAAACTACCAAAAGGTGATTAATACTATTAACCTAGACATTAATAACGACAGTAATTGGGAACAATTTAGAACCTATTTTGAAGATGTACACACAGATTTTAACTCTAAAATAATGAATAGTTATCCAGAAGTGAGTAATAATGATTTGCGATTGATGTCTCTTTTAAAAATGAATCTATCTTCTAAAGAAATCGCCAATATCCTCAATATTTCAACTGAAGGTGTAAAAAAAGCACGTTACAGGTTACGTAAAAAACTGAATCTAACCAGTGAAGATTCGCTACAAGAATTAATATTGACATTATAA
- a CDS encoding M14 family metallopeptidase — MQKLLLVVLVAFGCLTLTSAQNLQSPSTFLGYDIGTQFSRHHQVVDYFKSVAEAVPNNVKIEQYGITNERRALVLAYISSEENIQNLETIRKNNLKNTGLLEGEPTNTNVAIVWLSYNVHGNEASSSEAAMLTLYKLLTERKDLLENTVVIIDPGVNPDGRDRYVNWYNETKSTPYDIDQQASEHKEPWPGGRPNHYLFDLNRDWAWVTQIETQERLKVYNKWMPHIHVDFHEQGPNEPYYFAPAAEPFHEIISDWQRDFQTQIGQNHAKYFDAEGWLFFTRERFDLFYPSYGDTYPTYMGAIGMTYEQGGHGMSGLGILNDEGHVLTLVERLTHHTVTGLSTVEMASKNAKQLNTEFAKFFDNSDLKYKSYVVKGNQDKINSLKNLLNKHEIKFENANNGKVSGYDYTTGKQGNMSIDNNSLVIHTNQPKGKMVKVLFEPSAKLSDSLTYDITAWSVPYAYGLDAIASTSKVNSTKTYEGKMPTVLSKAYGYVSKWNSLEDAQFLADLLKHNFKVRFTEKPFASNGEKFDRGSLIITQGDNKHLEDFLGLLNQLKQKHKQNLSQINSGFSQTTPDIGSPDIKLVNKQNVAVLSGEGTSSLSYGEIWHFFEQQLHYPLTSINTDNLSRTNLSKYNVLIIPNGYYGSVLNDTNMQKIKDWVQAGGKVIAIDGALRSFAGKDGFSLKYKSSDNNNSNDNLTPYAEREREYTNNLITGAIFKTKIDNTHPMAFGYSKDYFTLKLGSSAYDLLGSGYNVGHLADTKVYSGFAGKDALSNLENTLVFGEERKGSGSFIYFVDNTLFRSFWENGKLFLVNAVFFVNNNAYEL, encoded by the coding sequence ATGCAAAAACTTCTTTTAGTCGTATTGGTCGCTTTTGGATGCTTAACCTTAACATCAGCACAAAATCTTCAATCACCTAGCACATTTTTAGGATACGACATTGGCACACAATTTAGTCGTCACCATCAAGTTGTAGATTATTTTAAGTCTGTTGCTGAGGCTGTTCCCAATAATGTAAAAATTGAACAATACGGAATTACCAATGAGCGCAGAGCCCTTGTATTAGCTTACATTTCCTCTGAAGAAAACATACAAAATCTCGAAACAATCCGTAAGAACAACTTAAAAAACACAGGACTTTTAGAAGGAGAACCAACCAATACTAATGTTGCTATTGTTTGGCTAAGCTACAACGTACATGGTAACGAAGCATCGAGTTCTGAAGCTGCAATGCTAACCCTATACAAACTACTAACAGAGCGAAAAGACTTGCTAGAAAATACTGTGGTTATAATAGATCCAGGTGTTAATCCAGATGGTCGCGATCGTTATGTAAACTGGTACAACGAAACTAAAAGCACGCCTTACGACATTGATCAACAAGCGAGCGAACACAAAGAACCTTGGCCAGGAGGACGACCAAATCATTACCTATTTGATTTGAATAGAGATTGGGCTTGGGTCACACAAATTGAAACTCAAGAACGCTTAAAAGTTTACAATAAATGGATGCCACATATCCATGTCGATTTTCATGAGCAAGGCCCAAATGAACCCTATTATTTTGCACCTGCGGCAGAACCTTTCCATGAAATTATTAGCGATTGGCAACGCGATTTTCAAACTCAAATAGGACAAAACCACGCCAAATATTTTGATGCTGAAGGTTGGTTATTCTTTACCAGAGAACGTTTCGATTTGTTTTATCCAAGTTATGGTGACACCTACCCTACATACATGGGAGCTATTGGCATGACGTATGAACAAGGTGGCCATGGTATGTCTGGCTTAGGCATTTTGAATGATGAAGGACATGTACTAACGTTAGTAGAACGTTTAACGCATCACACGGTTACAGGACTTTCAACGGTTGAAATGGCTTCAAAAAATGCAAAACAACTAAATACTGAATTTGCTAAATTCTTTGATAATAGTGATTTAAAATATAAAAGCTACGTCGTAAAAGGCAACCAAGACAAAATAAATAGTCTAAAAAACTTACTAAATAAGCACGAGATTAAATTTGAAAATGCTAATAATGGTAAAGTTTCAGGTTATGACTATACCACTGGTAAACAAGGCAATATGTCTATAGATAACAATTCCCTCGTAATCCATACCAATCAACCAAAAGGCAAAATGGTTAAAGTTTTATTTGAGCCTAGCGCAAAATTAAGCGACTCACTAACTTATGACATTACGGCTTGGTCTGTACCGTATGCTTACGGTTTAGATGCTATTGCCAGCACATCTAAAGTCAACAGTACTAAAACTTACGAAGGCAAAATGCCTACTGTACTTTCAAAGGCTTACGGCTATGTTAGTAAATGGAATTCACTAGAAGACGCACAGTTTTTGGCAGATTTACTTAAACATAATTTTAAAGTTAGATTTACAGAAAAACCATTCGCTTCTAATGGTGAAAAATTTGATAGAGGTTCACTAATAATTACACAAGGCGATAATAAACACCTTGAAGATTTTCTTGGCTTATTAAACCAGTTAAAACAAAAACATAAACAAAATCTATCTCAAATCAACTCAGGATTTTCTCAAACCACACCAGATATTGGTTCGCCAGACATTAAGTTAGTGAATAAGCAGAACGTTGCTGTATTATCTGGCGAAGGCACTTCTTCTTTGAGTTATGGTGAAATCTGGCATTTCTTTGAGCAACAATTACATTATCCTTTAACTTCTATCAATACAGACAATTTAAGCAGAACCAACCTCAGCAAATACAATGTGCTTATCATTCCGAATGGCTATTACGGAAGTGTGCTAAATGATACTAACATGCAGAAAATTAAGGATTGGGTACAAGCAGGCGGAAAAGTTATTGCCATTGATGGTGCGCTTAGAAGTTTTGCTGGTAAAGATGGTTTTAGTTTAAAGTACAAATCGTCAGACAACAATAATAGTAATGATAACCTAACACCATATGCTGAACGCGAGCGTGAATACACCAACAACCTCATTACTGGTGCTATTTTTAAAACTAAAATAGACAACACACATCCAATGGCTTTTGGTTATAGTAAAGATTATTTTACCTTAAAACTAGGCAGTTCCGCTTATGATTTACTGGGTAGTGGCTACAACGTTGGGCATTTAGCAGACACCAAAGTCTATTCTGGTTTTGCTGGTAAAGATGCACTATCAAATTTAGAAAACACTTTAGTTTTTGGTGAAGAACGAAAAGGCAGTGGTAGCTTTATCTATTTTGTAGACAACACCTTATTTAGAAGTTTTTGGGAAAACGGAAAATTATTCTTGGTGAATGCCGTTTTCTTTGTGAATAATAATGCGTACGAATTATAA
- a CDS encoding GNAT family N-acetyltransferase — protein sequence MKICIAQTQSIKGNIQKNIENHLMLIERAIKLKADIIIFPELSITNYEPQLAKALATEVEDKLFNPFQELSNKNEIVIGVGMPTMATDGIQISLLIFQPNKARSVYSKQILHADELPYFVNGDKQTIFTIKEKKVAFGICYETLQETHFVNAIKNRVDVYIASVAKPQTGIDKANQFFSKMTKTYSIPIIMANCVGPCDNFISAGQSTVWNAKGERVSQLDTTHQGILIYDTETGHSEKEQLTIEKGTLADLDVLFQMYNKAKDGLENDQIYQWTNNYPKSSIIKNDIESKVLYVLKNNDRIIGAINISELQEPEYKTIDWQFNDAKVLVIHRLVVHPNSQNKGFAKLLMDFAEAFGRQNNYTSIRLDAYTQNKPVVTFYKNRDYVVRGYIYFPERKYPFYAMEKALT from the coding sequence ATGAAAATCTGCATCGCACAGACCCAATCCATAAAAGGAAACATTCAAAAAAATATTGAAAATCATTTAATGTTGATTGAGCGTGCAATAAAATTAAAAGCAGATATTATAATATTTCCAGAATTATCTATAACCAATTACGAACCTCAATTAGCCAAAGCACTTGCCACCGAAGTGGAGGATAAGCTATTTAATCCCTTTCAGGAGCTATCTAACAAAAATGAAATCGTCATTGGTGTTGGTATGCCAACAATGGCGACTGATGGAATTCAAATCAGTTTGCTCATATTTCAACCTAACAAAGCACGTTCGGTCTATTCTAAACAAATATTACACGCAGATGAACTGCCCTACTTTGTAAATGGCGATAAGCAAACTATTTTTACTATTAAAGAAAAGAAGGTTGCTTTTGGTATTTGCTATGAAACACTTCAAGAAACACATTTTGTAAATGCTATAAAAAATCGGGTAGATGTTTATATCGCTAGTGTTGCTAAGCCTCAAACAGGCATAGACAAAGCCAATCAGTTCTTTTCTAAAATGACAAAAACCTATAGCATACCCATCATAATGGCTAATTGTGTTGGTCCTTGCGATAATTTTATAAGTGCAGGTCAAAGTACAGTTTGGAATGCAAAAGGTGAGCGAGTTTCTCAATTAGATACCACACATCAAGGTATTCTTATTTATGATACTGAAACAGGGCATTCAGAAAAAGAACAGCTCACTATTGAAAAAGGCACTCTTGCAGATTTAGATGTTCTATTTCAAATGTATAACAAAGCAAAAGATGGGCTAGAAAATGACCAGATTTATCAATGGACAAACAATTACCCCAAAAGCTCGATTATTAAAAATGACATTGAAAGTAAGGTATTATATGTCCTGAAAAATAATGACAGAATCATTGGTGCCATAAACATTAGTGAACTTCAAGAGCCTGAATACAAAACGATTGATTGGCAATTTAATGATGCTAAGGTATTGGTAATTCACAGACTCGTTGTTCATCCTAACAGTCAAAATAAAGGTTTTGCTAAACTACTGATGGATTTTGCAGAAGCATTCGGAAGGCAAAACAACTATACGTCAATTCGATTAGATGCTTATACCCAGAACAAACCCGTTGTTACGTTTTATAAAAATCGAGATTACGTTGTTAGAGGTTATATTTATTTCCCAGAGCGAAAGTATCCATTTTATGCTATGGAAAAAGCCCTAACTTAG